Below is a genomic region from Eupeodes corollae chromosome 1, idEupCoro1.1, whole genome shotgun sequence.
ATAGTTTATATGAAGGGACATCCTTCTTGACAGCACctgtaaataaaattcaaataatttaataaatttgtctataagcgaatacaaatattataactTACTATATAAGGTcgtgtttatatttttcaacgctttaaagtgtttttttccaCTTGTTCCGTCGAAATTATATAATACGGCTACATTTGGTCCAATAAgatttttcaggtttttttctATTCCACCATTTCCACCGACGAGTTTCTTGAAAAGTTCGAtctgaaatttaaacaaaataatccaaataatttaaagaacgGTAAGTACCTAAAAATAGAAATCatcttggtaaaaataaaagcacGAAGAAATTGGTTTTTAATAATCATTTGGACTATCGAAAGGttagattttcttgtttttatgaaGAAGTAGGTTCACTTTGCAACAAAAAGTCCTAGAACCACATGGTTTTCAATGTTTGACACGAAACTAATTAGagcattgaatttttaaaacaaaattagtatgtacttatttttttttccaaaattgagtttgaaaatttcttttccaaaaacgGTTCAAACGCCATATCTccgttattttcattttttgagcaaaaaacattaaatacaaagttgtagaaaattaaattatctacattttacatgttaataaatttttcaaactatTACCGTTTAACAAATACGGCGCAAAAAGGGCACCAACGAAGAGCTGAAACGCACGAGATAGTGGCGTTTGAACggtttttggaaaagaaattttcacactcaattttggaaaacaatGATTATTAAAAGCCAATTTCTTCGTGCTTTTGTGAAGAAGTAGGTTCGGttattttttgctttgcaaTTGCAACATAACAATAAACATTGTTCTTACGTATCGATCTGGTTCCTCAGCAATTTTCTTCTCCAGTTCCTCAACGTCCTCCACAGTTTCAATTGGGAAGGCGGTGGAAATTTCTCGAGTGTTTATGACCTCGTTATTCGAAAGTTGCTTGAACCGTGCATTAAGCTCGCAAAAACTATTATTTAGCTGCTCTATATTAGCTCGTAATGCGGTAAACTCCTGTCTAATATA
It encodes:
- the LOC129940246 gene encoding uncharacterized protein LOC129940246 yields the protein MNKENNSPTLSNIRSNDENNEAISSSPNSTIKRTSRRSFRPTSSYSADFENYIRQEFTALRANIEQLNNSFCELNARFKQLSNNEVINTREISTAFPIETVEDVEELEKKIAEEPDRYIELFKKLVGGNGGIEKNLKNLIGPNVAVLYNFDGTSGKKHFKALKNINTTLYSAVKKDVPSYKLYEKSIRLSFKRIKNLYFKKASNQKKKSPQEEQLSKNITTQEDPNEMYMRTASF